Genomic DNA from Longimicrobiaceae bacterium:
TGAAAGCCGCGGCCCACCAGCGGCGCCGCGCCCAGCACCGAGAACAGCTCGGCTGACGAGGAGATGCCGGGCAGCAGGCGCGCCGGCCCGCCGCCCTGCTCCAGCGTCACGTCGTTCGTGCGGTACGCCGCCACCTGGCCGAAGCCGTCGAAGCGCCCCCGCAGCATCAGGAACTCGCGCTCCGACCAGTCGAACGTGTTCCAGAAGACGGCCACGCTCTTCTCGTCGCGGTAGGGGAGGGGATCGAGCAGCAGGGCCTTCACCAGGCTGTAGACGGCCGCCGTGCCGCCCACGCCCAGCGCCAGGGTGAGCACCGCGAGCAGCGCGTACGTGGGCCGTATTCGCAGCCGCCGGGCGGCGAAGCGCACGTCCATGATCCAGCTTTCCAGCATGGGACCTCCGGGCTGAAGTCGGTTTGCCTGCGGCTCGAAT
This window encodes:
- a CDS encoding ABC transporter permease, yielding MSAPHARRDGLPLPLAVMRTLLPSAERDEVLADLRAEAGTRRERDGRFAAGAWLWRQAAGSVPALLRRSWWRGWNGFEPQANRLQPGGPMLESWIMDVRFAARRLRIRPTYALLAVLTLALGVGGTAAVYSLVKALLLDPLPYRDEKSVAVFWNTFDWSEREFLMLRGRFDGFGQVAAYRTNDVTLEQGGGPARLLPGISSSAELFSVLGAAPLVGRGFQPGDDRPGAEPVAVISYGLWQELGGSRTIIGSRLSIGGAPRTVVGVMP